A genomic stretch from Solanum stenotomum isolate F172 chromosome 8, ASM1918654v1, whole genome shotgun sequence includes:
- the LOC125874467 gene encoding uncharacterized protein LOC125874467: protein MEIELAKCDCCGLKEECTIEYISEVKENFEGKWLCGLCSEAVRDEFNRGKKKQYFIEMEEALKAHMSFCRKYKSNNPAVHVADGMRQMLRRRSGDLSTNSSSKKYTIRSIST, encoded by the coding sequence ATGGAAATAGAATTGGCAAAGTGTGATTGTTGTGGATTGAAAGAAGAGTGTACAATAGAGTACATAAGTGAAGTGAAGGAGAATTTTGAAGGCAAATGGCTATGTGGATTATGTTCAGAAGCTGTTAGAGATGAATTTAATAGAGGAAAAAAGAAGCaatattttattgaaatggAAGAAGCTTTAAAAGCTCACATGTCATTTTGCAGAAAATATAAGTCTAATAATCCTGCTGTTCATGTAGCTGATGGTATGAGGCAAATGTTAAGAAGAAGGTCAGGTGATTTGTCAACAAATTCTTCTTCTAAGAAGTATACAATTAGATCAATAAGTACATAA